A part of Dethiosulfovibrio salsuginis genomic DNA contains:
- a CDS encoding Ig-like domain-containing alpha-2-macroglobulin family protein, translating to MKIVSALKWALLALLLCGTAWGDDFSVRSFVPEGEVSGKPEIKVVFSGPVAEKGLLGKVLPLDQVPMAVRPEIKGSCTWDAPDTLVLVPNKALAPATEYQVHMKPLRDLSGRLLAGPQSFSFKTAPLKLKNVRQVELTPYKELTLEFEFSLPVPPQRLLGFVFASSDGRSVRLMPQGEVPAKNVSVKTEYVPGDKILLKVEKGLASDLGPLGLEKDREISIALSSELSITGGYAESRSDGQGRINIYTSRPVDPGDVKGFVTVLPEAGFRVEPTYGGFALVGEFSPRDRYTVKVKKGLGGKDGLRSDNVRAFVMPDMDRSVGFPVSGTFLTPMDSPRIPVDTVNLDRIEVSGWKLYPNNVALVVGALDSGTEPPKALSKALGTDVFNVDNRLNRTVRGALDLEAFLEENRGVFLLEASDGQGGWEIARQMVTLTDIGLSARVWDRGLLVWANRLSDATPLIDGSVTVYSSSNQVIATGRTDAEGLWVFSDKDEWDPQLRPAVVTLEAGDDLSFLVLGGDKFVDSGVDVSGAPWISSYEAECLLPRGIYRPGETVEITTVVRAPKMALPGEFPVMWKVISPMEGELVKGSQTLSSVGTSMASFNVPTEAPTGRYRFEVSVPGGDGPLGSTSFLVEDFTPPRIELDLTSSKALLVGGDEVDLSFKGAYLFGAPSPGLSWEMQASASTRRFKSSLFPDCTFGDGEISFSGFDDYIGAGVLDDRGEGTMSWTVPNYWKAPSMLDLHLSIQAMEPGGRWVSRFITVPCALSPNQIGIRTPEGDVLPGKAAPFKVAVVTAEDRPVTANLNWELFSVIDRYVMVREGGRTRMRWEEEKLSVATGAVSVKNGSGNLAVTPDQEGRYLLAISDGQGSSSSVRFDSWRPWDGSSKAASIPDRVELSLEDGGVAYRAPFPGRALFTLEADGLVEARVISSAELSGRISFDKKEGLWPNGWCSLQVVRPVSEKGNWGPHRAIGAIPIPMDNDGLKARISLDLPDSVEPGSTLDVVVSVTDEKGEPLSGHLWLAVVDRGILGLTDHRLPDPWRTFTSLRRLGSKAFDLYDELIPIESRETPLLHPAGGAGAAMMALNLSPLRARGFKVLSMIQPDLEVKDGVAKGSFELPEFSGGATVMAVFIGSRLGSESSQLSVAREITVDPSVPSVLAPGDQVKVPLSVISTSSRDVSLSVELEASGQWEYGGQSPISLSLPAGGTIVVELPFKALDGGYGELNVKVTGPGLDFSLERETVIRPPMPRVTLSETGIMEAGTKVFDERGSWFPGTMDSSLFLSGSRKADLFPVVSFLRGYPYGCLEQTVSSTWPLILLPDMVRAIEGLSQEELDDLLMDNIVKLQGLQLYDGSFMSWPNGTTDRWGSVYAAHLLALLDRAMVPDGMAIRSGSFLRALLADPSEDTFSLSQKAYGAYVMALSGQAPLGWMEWLSEKVGEMDEAGRSFLAGAYGLAGKKDVAMALFGKAVTVGKDPYRSPLRDQAIRLLALEAMAPGGADQALLANEMARSINVGSLSTQEAGFAVLGLASYLSKVDIKPFSAVLSGGERSIPLSTGDELAISSDIHLPWSLKNEGPGEVLWSRTISGVPMEPQPEEDQGIKVRRILTDREGNELDLSKPLELGQEITVKIDIVPTGPMSNLVVVDVLPGCFEVWNPALEPGEESIGARREVRFDRVLFFPDMVDGQVSLGYRCRVTSRGEFALPPVSVEAMYNPGIRSLSGGGRLKVN from the coding sequence ATGAAGATAGTCTCTGCTCTAAAATGGGCTCTTCTCGCCCTGTTACTATGCGGAACGGCCTGGGGAGACGATTTCTCCGTGAGGTCTTTTGTCCCAGAGGGAGAGGTCTCGGGAAAACCGGAGATAAAGGTGGTCTTCTCCGGTCCTGTGGCGGAGAAAGGGCTTTTAGGGAAGGTCCTGCCCCTCGATCAGGTTCCTATGGCAGTGAGACCGGAGATAAAGGGAAGCTGCACCTGGGATGCCCCTGATACCCTGGTGCTGGTCCCGAACAAGGCCCTCGCCCCGGCGACGGAATACCAAGTCCACATGAAGCCCCTTAGAGACCTATCGGGAAGGCTTCTGGCTGGCCCTCAATCGTTTAGCTTTAAAACCGCTCCTCTAAAGCTGAAGAACGTCAGGCAGGTGGAGCTAACGCCCTACAAAGAGCTTACATTGGAGTTTGAGTTCTCCCTGCCCGTTCCCCCTCAAAGGCTCCTGGGCTTTGTCTTCGCAAGCAGCGATGGACGTTCGGTGAGGCTGATGCCTCAGGGAGAGGTCCCAGCTAAAAATGTGTCCGTCAAGACCGAGTACGTCCCAGGGGATAAAATCCTCCTGAAAGTGGAGAAAGGGCTTGCCTCCGATTTAGGACCTCTTGGACTGGAAAAAGACAGGGAGATCTCCATAGCTCTATCCTCCGAGTTATCCATTACCGGAGGATACGCCGAGAGCCGGTCCGACGGTCAGGGAAGGATAAATATCTACACATCGAGGCCTGTGGACCCAGGGGACGTAAAGGGCTTTGTCACCGTCCTGCCTGAGGCCGGTTTCCGGGTCGAGCCCACCTACGGCGGATTCGCCTTGGTCGGTGAGTTCTCCCCTAGGGACAGATACACCGTGAAGGTCAAAAAAGGCCTAGGTGGAAAGGACGGGCTTCGCTCCGATAACGTCAGAGCCTTTGTTATGCCCGACATGGACAGATCGGTGGGTTTCCCGGTGTCCGGGACGTTCCTTACTCCGATGGATAGCCCGAGGATTCCTGTGGATACGGTGAATCTGGATAGAATAGAGGTCTCCGGTTGGAAGCTCTACCCCAACAACGTAGCCCTGGTCGTAGGGGCTTTAGACTCGGGGACCGAGCCCCCTAAGGCCCTTTCCAAAGCCCTTGGGACCGATGTTTTTAACGTGGATAATCGACTGAACCGAACGGTAAGAGGCGCTTTGGACCTGGAGGCGTTTCTAGAGGAGAACAGAGGAGTCTTCCTCCTGGAGGCATCGGACGGACAGGGTGGATGGGAGATAGCCAGGCAGATGGTTACCCTTACGGACATAGGCCTATCCGCCAGAGTATGGGATAGAGGTCTTTTGGTCTGGGCCAACCGCTTATCCGACGCTACTCCCCTGATAGATGGCTCGGTTACCGTCTACTCATCGAGCAACCAGGTCATAGCGACAGGCCGTACCGATGCAGAGGGCCTATGGGTTTTCTCCGATAAGGACGAATGGGATCCTCAGCTTCGCCCTGCGGTGGTGACCCTAGAGGCAGGGGACGACCTTTCCTTCCTGGTGTTAGGAGGGGATAAATTTGTAGACTCTGGAGTGGACGTCTCCGGTGCTCCGTGGATTTCCTCCTACGAGGCGGAGTGTCTTCTTCCCCGAGGGATATATCGCCCCGGGGAGACCGTCGAGATAACGACGGTGGTCCGTGCCCCTAAAATGGCCCTTCCAGGGGAGTTCCCCGTTATGTGGAAGGTCATAAGCCCTATGGAGGGAGAGCTTGTCAAAGGCAGCCAGACCCTGTCCTCTGTTGGGACCTCGATGGCCTCCTTTAACGTGCCTACCGAGGCCCCTACGGGAAGATATCGTTTCGAGGTCTCCGTGCCTGGAGGCGATGGGCCTCTGGGGTCGACTTCCTTTCTGGTTGAGGACTTCACCCCTCCCAGGATAGAGCTTGACCTGACCTCCTCCAAGGCCCTGCTCGTCGGAGGTGACGAAGTGGACCTGTCCTTTAAAGGGGCCTACCTTTTCGGGGCGCCCTCTCCTGGGCTTTCCTGGGAGATGCAGGCCTCCGCCTCGACGAGACGGTTTAAATCCTCCCTGTTCCCCGACTGCACCTTTGGGGACGGCGAGATCTCCTTCAGCGGTTTCGATGATTACATAGGAGCGGGAGTCCTGGACGATCGGGGAGAGGGAACCATGAGCTGGACGGTCCCGAACTACTGGAAGGCCCCTTCTATGCTCGACCTCCATCTATCGATCCAGGCGATGGAGCCCGGTGGAAGATGGGTATCTCGGTTCATAACCGTCCCCTGCGCCCTGTCACCTAATCAGATAGGCATAAGGACTCCGGAGGGAGACGTTCTTCCAGGTAAGGCCGCTCCCTTCAAGGTCGCCGTGGTCACAGCGGAGGATCGACCGGTGACGGCTAACTTAAATTGGGAGCTTTTTTCCGTCATCGATCGCTACGTGATGGTCAGAGAGGGCGGAAGGACAAGGATGAGGTGGGAGGAGGAAAAACTCTCCGTCGCCACCGGGGCTGTATCGGTAAAGAACGGCTCCGGAAACCTGGCGGTCACCCCGGACCAGGAGGGCCGATACCTGTTGGCTATCTCCGACGGTCAGGGTTCCAGTAGCTCCGTCCGGTTCGATTCCTGGCGTCCATGGGACGGGTCGTCCAAGGCCGCCTCCATACCTGACAGGGTGGAGCTTTCCTTGGAGGATGGCGGGGTCGCCTATAGAGCTCCTTTCCCAGGTCGGGCCCTGTTTACCCTGGAGGCTGATGGGTTAGTGGAGGCAAGGGTTATATCCTCTGCGGAGCTCTCCGGTCGGATTTCCTTCGACAAAAAGGAGGGCCTCTGGCCTAACGGTTGGTGCTCCCTTCAGGTGGTCCGTCCGGTCTCGGAAAAGGGCAACTGGGGGCCTCACAGGGCTATAGGGGCTATTCCTATCCCTATGGACAACGACGGCCTTAAGGCCAGGATCTCTCTGGACCTCCCCGATTCGGTGGAGCCAGGGTCTACCCTCGATGTGGTCGTCTCGGTGACCGACGAGAAAGGTGAGCCTCTCTCCGGCCATCTGTGGCTCGCGGTGGTGGACAGAGGCATTCTCGGTCTCACCGACCATCGGCTTCCAGATCCCTGGAGGACATTTACGTCCCTCAGAAGGCTTGGCTCGAAGGCCTTCGATCTTTACGACGAGCTGATCCCCATAGAGTCTCGGGAGACCCCTCTGCTTCATCCCGCAGGAGGGGCTGGGGCTGCCATGATGGCCCTCAACCTGTCTCCCCTTAGGGCCAGAGGCTTTAAGGTTCTCTCAATGATCCAGCCCGATCTGGAGGTCAAAGACGGTGTGGCTAAAGGGTCTTTCGAGCTCCCCGAGTTCTCCGGTGGAGCGACGGTTATGGCGGTTTTCATAGGTTCAAGGCTGGGGTCTGAGTCGTCTCAGCTGTCGGTGGCCAGGGAGATCACCGTGGACCCCTCGGTCCCCTCGGTTCTCGCCCCTGGGGATCAGGTTAAAGTTCCCCTTTCGGTGATATCGACGTCCTCTCGAGACGTCTCTCTCTCGGTGGAGTTAGAGGCATCCGGCCAGTGGGAATACGGAGGACAGTCGCCTATATCCCTCTCCCTTCCTGCCGGTGGTACCATAGTCGTTGAGCTGCCCTTTAAGGCCCTCGATGGGGGATACGGCGAGCTGAACGTGAAGGTAACAGGGCCTGGTCTCGATTTCTCCCTGGAGAGGGAGACGGTGATAAGGCCTCCTATGCCCAGGGTCACCCTTTCGGAGACCGGTATCATGGAGGCAGGCACTAAGGTCTTCGACGAAAGGGGTTCGTGGTTCCCTGGCACTATGGATTCCTCTCTGTTCCTGTCGGGATCCCGTAAAGCGGACCTGTTCCCGGTGGTATCCTTCCTGAGGGGATATCCCTACGGCTGTCTGGAGCAGACAGTTTCCTCCACCTGGCCGTTAATCCTCCTGCCCGATATGGTTAGGGCCATAGAGGGGCTCTCTCAGGAGGAGCTCGACGATCTCTTGATGGACAATATAGTGAAGCTCCAGGGGTTGCAGCTCTACGACGGAAGCTTTATGTCATGGCCCAACGGTACCACCGATCGATGGGGAAGCGTCTACGCCGCTCACCTTCTAGCCCTCCTAGATCGGGCTATGGTTCCCGACGGTATGGCGATTCGGTCCGGCTCTTTCCTGAGAGCCCTTCTCGCCGATCCATCGGAGGATACCTTCTCCCTGTCCCAGAAGGCCTACGGAGCCTACGTTATGGCCCTTTCAGGCCAGGCCCCTCTCGGATGGATGGAGTGGCTGTCGGAGAAAGTCGGCGAGATGGACGAGGCGGGCAGGTCCTTCCTGGCGGGGGCCTACGGCCTGGCGGGCAAAAAAGACGTGGCCATGGCACTTTTCGGCAAAGCGGTGACGGTAGGTAAAGATCCCTATCGGTCCCCTCTCAGGGATCAGGCCATAAGGTTATTGGCCTTGGAGGCCATGGCCCCTGGAGGGGCGGACCAGGCACTGCTGGCAAACGAGATGGCAAGATCCATTAACGTCGGTTCCCTTTCGACCCAGGAGGCTGGGTTCGCCGTTCTCGGCCTGGCTAGCTATCTCTCTAAGGTGGACATAAAGCCCTTCTCCGCCGTCCTTTCCGGTGGAGAGAGGTCGATCCCCCTCTCCACCGGGGACGAGCTTGCTATTTCCAGCGACATTCACCTTCCCTGGAGCCTTAAAAACGAGGGCCCCGGTGAGGTCCTATGGAGCAGAACGATCTCCGGGGTACCTATGGAGCCCCAGCCTGAGGAAGACCAGGGCATAAAAGTACGCCGTATCCTCACAGATAGGGAGGGCAACGAGCTGGATCTCTCCAAGCCCTTAGAGCTTGGCCAGGAGATAACCGTAAAGATAGATATAGTCCCCACCGGTCCGATGTCTAACCTTGTGGTCGTCGACGTCCTGCCGGGGTGCTTTGAGGTCTGGAACCCCGCACTTGAGCCCGGAGAGGAATCGATCGGGGCCAGGCGAGAGGTTCGGTTCGATCGAGTCCTTTTCTTCCCCGATATGGTCGATGGCCAGGTCTCCCTGGGATACCGTTGTAGGGTCACCTCCAGAGGCGAGTTCGCCCTGCCTCCTGTATCGGTGGAGGCTATGTATAACCCAGGAATCCGAAGCCTGAGCGGCGGAGGACGGTTGAAGGTGAATTAA
- a CDS encoding tyrosine-protein phosphatase — MKNDIRLSDLFTAFVTFLYIRAINFHTVSKGVLYRSAQLSLDRLARYVEDHSIKSIVNLRGAQEGRRWYRREKEFSLSPGIVHLDFDLSAIKTIPVQELDRILESMRRAPKPILIHCYAGADRTGLIAALWRLAEEQDHPAHALQKQLCWMRGHFSTLHVGTSAMVKSFWNYASHLKVQNSKDIEAVTPTGATA; from the coding sequence GTGAAAAATGACATTCGACTCAGCGATCTCTTTACAGCCTTTGTTACTTTTCTGTATATCAGGGCGATAAACTTCCACACCGTATCCAAAGGAGTGCTCTATCGATCCGCCCAGCTTAGCCTCGATCGACTGGCGAGGTACGTCGAGGATCACAGCATAAAGAGCATCGTAAACCTGAGAGGGGCCCAGGAGGGCCGCAGATGGTATCGGCGGGAGAAGGAGTTTTCCCTTTCCCCGGGGATAGTCCACCTAGATTTTGACCTATCGGCGATAAAGACCATTCCGGTTCAGGAACTTGACCGTATATTGGAGTCCATGAGACGAGCCCCTAAGCCCATACTGATACACTGTTACGCAGGGGCGGACAGAACGGGACTTATCGCCGCACTCTGGAGACTTGCGGAGGAACAGGACCACCCAGCCCACGCCCTGCAAAAGCAGCTTTGCTGGATGAGAGGCCATTTTTCCACCCTTCACGTCGGCACAAGTGCGATGGTGAAATCGTTCTGGAACTACGCCAGTCACCTAAAGGTTCAAAACTCTAAAGACATAGAGGCGGTGACCCCTACCGGTGCAACGGCATAA
- a CDS encoding MATE family efflux transporter: protein MQRHNKDLLANCPVGKLLIKLSLPSIIGLVLQMTYSLTDTFFVALWIGDGAVAALAVSFPIQLVMVAFAQGFGIGGATLVGKYLGSKEGEKANEVLKNTFILTGTTSIALSTGAILGLTNLLYALGASHATQPLAQAYASITLLGTPFLSFSIAANSMARAEGNASIAMKTLIISSLANVVLDPLFIKFMDMGIAGAAWATIIAQAGSALWMAGYLRSKSVLKLRAPYLKVDKGTVKNILSIGSSAFVRQGAGSVTAAFMNRLLADLGGDPAVAAMGILGRITTFAYMPLFGLVQGMMPIVSHNLGAKEDCRVLRAINLSILWGTGLCIAGSIPLILWPESVLLFFSSGDTLSIAVAASPYIALSMPLSGFQVVLSGMYQAMDRGKAAFLLDLNRRVLVIVPLAWIMSLRYGIMGIFWSFPLTEVISGTISLGIFRSIRLKMIKACLRDRP, encoded by the coding sequence GTGCAACGGCATAACAAAGACCTTCTCGCCAACTGTCCCGTCGGAAAACTTCTGATAAAACTCTCCCTGCCCTCAATTATAGGCCTAGTTTTACAGATGACCTATAGCCTCACGGATACTTTTTTCGTGGCCCTGTGGATCGGCGACGGTGCCGTAGCTGCTTTAGCGGTATCCTTTCCGATCCAGCTTGTGATGGTGGCCTTCGCTCAGGGTTTTGGCATAGGGGGAGCTACCCTGGTCGGAAAATATCTAGGCTCTAAAGAGGGTGAAAAAGCCAACGAGGTCCTTAAAAACACCTTCATCCTCACAGGAACCACGTCGATAGCCCTGTCTACAGGAGCTATTTTAGGGCTTACTAACCTCCTTTACGCCCTCGGAGCGAGCCATGCGACCCAACCACTTGCACAAGCCTACGCCTCTATAACCCTGCTGGGGACCCCTTTTTTAAGCTTCTCCATAGCCGCTAACTCCATGGCCAGGGCTGAGGGGAACGCTAGCATCGCCATGAAGACCTTGATTATCTCCTCTTTGGCAAACGTCGTGCTCGATCCCCTTTTTATAAAGTTCATGGACATGGGAATAGCTGGAGCCGCCTGGGCGACTATAATAGCTCAGGCTGGGTCGGCCCTTTGGATGGCCGGTTATCTGCGGAGCAAGAGCGTCCTTAAGCTGAGGGCTCCTTACCTTAAGGTGGATAAAGGAACGGTCAAAAACATCCTGTCCATAGGATCTTCGGCCTTCGTCAGGCAGGGAGCGGGAAGCGTGACCGCCGCCTTCATGAACAGGCTTCTGGCGGATTTAGGGGGAGACCCTGCGGTCGCCGCTATGGGCATACTGGGTCGTATAACCACTTTCGCCTATATGCCTCTTTTCGGCCTGGTACAGGGGATGATGCCCATAGTCAGCCACAACTTAGGGGCAAAGGAGGACTGTCGGGTATTAAGGGCGATAAACCTGTCGATCCTCTGGGGGACCGGACTATGTATCGCAGGATCGATACCGCTGATACTCTGGCCAGAGTCGGTGCTGCTCTTTTTCTCCTCCGGCGATACCCTGAGTATAGCGGTAGCGGCGTCCCCTTATATAGCCCTATCGATGCCTCTATCGGGCTTTCAGGTAGTGCTCTCCGGCATGTATCAGGCTATGGATCGGGGCAAGGCTGCCTTCCTGTTGGATCTCAACAGGAGGGTCCTGGTCATAGTCCCTCTGGCCTGGATTATGTCCCTACGCTACGGGATAATGGGGATTTTTTGGTCCTTCCCTCTGACGGAGGTTATATCGGGGACGATCTCCCTGGGGATATTTAGGTCTATCAGGCTGAAAATGATCAAGGCCTGTCTTCGAGACAGGCCTTGA